The following are from one region of the Syntrophobacterales bacterium genome:
- a CDS encoding OmpH family outer membrane protein, protein MKTEFNVHKTEFNVHKKYGCAIIAALLLALIFSAAPAAAADKTGFVDVREVMVSSAAGKKASEELKKAFEKSKEAIQARENELKKLKEELDKQKSLLKPDVLQEKEKNYDKKVRDYQLLVKDSNEELQGKEQDLQKKILPEILKIIRALGEKGKFTMIVDISQIPLPYFSKENLLTKQVIDEFDKTYKPKK, encoded by the coding sequence ATGAAAACGGAGTTTAATGTTCACAAAACGGAGTTTAATGTTCACAAGAAATACGGTTGCGCGATTATCGCGGCTTTGCTGCTGGCCCTGATCTTTTCGGCTGCTCCGGCAGCCGCGGCGGATAAGACGGGTTTTGTGGATGTACGGGAGGTAATGGTTTCCTCCGCCGCCGGCAAGAAGGCCTCGGAGGAGCTGAAAAAGGCATTTGAAAAGAGCAAGGAGGCCATTCAGGCGCGGGAAAACGAGCTGAAAAAGCTGAAGGAAGAGTTAGACAAGCAGAAATCGCTCCTCAAACCGGACGTCCTGCAGGAAAAAGAAAAGAACTATGATAAAAAGGTCCGAGACTACCAGTTGCTGGTAAAGGATTCCAACGAAGAGCTCCAGGGCAAGGAGCAGGACCTGCAGAAGAAGATACTTCCTGAAATACTTAAAATAATTCGCGCCCTCGGGGAAAAGGGGAAATTCACGATGATCGTCGATATCAGCCAGATCCCGCTGCCTTACTTTTCCAAGGAGAATCTGCTGACGAAACAGGTAATCGACGAGTTCGACAAAACCTATAAGCCGAAGAAATAG
- the lpxD gene encoding UDP-3-O-(3-hydroxymyristoyl)glucosamine N-acyltransferase, whose translation MKKTLAEIAAFLGGSLQGDGSVGIEQIRGIDEAGPGDITFIANAKYRKKLETTKADGIIAAPGTLGPGKNLVLVGDPYSSLGKLLELYYPEEEEPAGISKGACVEAGADVSPEAALYPGVYIGRGARVAAGAVLYPGVFVGRDAAVGEASILYPGVTIYRRCLIGRRVVLHAGVIVGADGFGFAQPGGENRKIPQVGYVQIDDDVEIGANSTIDRGTLGRTWIQRGVKIDNLVQVGHNVVIGENSVIVAQVGISGSAQLGKGVVIGGQAGIVGHIRIGDGVMAAARTGIHKDVLPGQIVGGVPHLPYREWLKKEASLQKLPELRAAFAELQKRVATLEKEKTIKEN comes from the coding sequence GTGAAAAAGACACTGGCTGAAATAGCGGCGTTTCTGGGCGGCAGCTTGCAGGGAGACGGTTCCGTCGGCATCGAGCAGATTCGCGGGATCGACGAGGCCGGCCCGGGCGATATAACGTTTATCGCCAACGCGAAATACCGTAAAAAGCTCGAAACCACGAAGGCGGACGGGATCATCGCCGCCCCCGGAACCCTCGGCCCGGGGAAGAATCTCGTGCTTGTCGGCGACCCTTACAGCTCTCTGGGAAAACTGCTGGAGTTGTACTACCCCGAGGAAGAGGAACCGGCCGGAATCAGCAAAGGCGCCTGCGTGGAGGCCGGCGCTGATGTTTCTCCGGAAGCGGCTCTTTACCCGGGCGTTTACATAGGACGGGGGGCGCGCGTTGCGGCCGGGGCCGTACTCTATCCAGGGGTCTTTGTCGGTCGAGACGCTGCGGTCGGAGAAGCCTCCATCCTTTACCCGGGGGTAACCATCTATCGCCGCTGCCTGATCGGACGCCGGGTTGTGCTGCATGCGGGCGTCATCGTCGGCGCTGACGGCTTTGGCTTTGCCCAGCCCGGAGGGGAAAATCGAAAAATCCCCCAGGTGGGATACGTCCAGATAGACGACGATGTGGAGATCGGGGCTAATTCGACGATTGACCGCGGCACCCTCGGGCGAACCTGGATCCAGCGGGGGGTCAAGATCGACAACCTGGTGCAAGTCGGCCACAATGTCGTGATCGGCGAGAATTCGGTTATTGTCGCCCAGGTCGGCATATCGGGAAGCGCGCAACTGGGAAAGGGAGTCGTCATCGGCGGTCAGGCGGGAATAGTTGGTCACATCCGGATTGGGGACGGGGTGATGGCCGCCGCCCGCACCGGAATTCACAAGGACGTTTTGCCGGGGCAGATTGTGGGCGGTGTTCCGCATTTGCCTTATAGGGAATGGCTGAAAAAAGAGGCCTCCCTGCAGAAGCTGCCGGAGCTGCGGGCGGCCTTTGCCGAGTTGCAAAAAAGGGTCGCCACCCTGGAAAAAGAAAAGACGATTAAGGAGAATTGA
- the lpxA gene encoding acyl-ACP--UDP-N-acetylglucosamine O-acyltransferase yields the protein MKIHPTAIIAPDATLAEGVEIGPYSLVGPDVHIGRNTRIASHVVIERQVDIGENNRISQFASIGGDPQDLKYRGEQTRVVIGNNNIIREYATINRATSDDIGVTIVGDNNMIMTYCHVAHNCKLGNNIVMANAANLAGHIHVDDYAIIGGLTGVHQFTRIGAHCIIGGASAVNKDIPPYVTASGNFTKLYGLNQIGLRRRGFSEETLAALKQAYKIVFRSSLLLAVALKRVEEELPALPEIRLFVDFIRKSERGICR from the coding sequence ATGAAGATCCACCCAACCGCAATCATAGCGCCCGATGCCACCCTTGCCGAAGGCGTCGAGATCGGTCCTTACAGCCTCGTCGGCCCCGATGTCCATATCGGCAGGAATACCCGCATCGCCTCCCACGTGGTGATCGAACGCCAGGTAGATATCGGGGAAAATAACCGGATATCCCAGTTTGCCTCGATCGGCGGCGATCCGCAGGATCTGAAATATCGGGGCGAGCAAACGAGAGTAGTGATCGGAAACAACAACATTATCAGGGAGTATGCAACCATCAACCGCGCCACGAGCGACGACATCGGGGTCACGATCGTCGGCGACAACAACATGATTATGACGTACTGTCATGTCGCCCACAACTGCAAGCTTGGCAACAACATCGTCATGGCCAATGCGGCCAATCTGGCCGGGCACATTCACGTTGACGACTACGCCATTATCGGCGGTCTTACCGGGGTGCACCAGTTTACCAGAATCGGCGCCCACTGCATCATCGGCGGCGCCTCGGCGGTAAACAAGGATATTCCCCCCTATGTTACTGCCTCCGGCAATTTTACCAAGCTCTACGGCCTGAACCAGATCGGTCTCCGGCGGCGGGGTTTTTCCGAAGAGACGCTTGCCGCCTTGAAGCAGGCTTACAAGATCGTTTTTCGCTCCTCGCTGCTGCTTGCGGTCGCCCTCAAAAGGGTTGAAGAGGAACTTCCCGCTCTTCCCGAGATAAGGCTCTTCGTTGATTTTATCCGAAAATCGGAAAGGGGAATCTGCCGCTGA
- the bamA gene encoding outer membrane protein assembly factor BamA, whose amino-acid sequence MVKKLLSASLLTIILIFAVQSANAADLKKIALFPFEAHSATAAQGAELWELSYRGITGELAKSKMFTVIPRESLAREIAGKPLNDELIILAGKNSGADYALSGSISEFGDRISVDVKIFDIKTGQAIPGVFVQGRGRKNLDAIIERLNSDIILRLAPEKRIDRVEFKGNRKIEAAAINRGLKSAPGNVLTDEDLSDDIKTIYKLGYFDEVTADVSDTPEGRVITFVVTEKPMISEIRIQGSKQIKKSDIEAVMGVQARQTVNPERLKADINKIKELYDSKGFYNAEISYKIDKAGERDVQVVISVTENGKLFVQDILFEGNRAFTTRELRNMMTTKEWGIFHFFTDSGLLKKEQLRQDIDKLKAFYLNNGFINVQIAEPAVTHDAKGIYIKISVAEGQQYRVGKVEITGDQLAAPRKELLAKLKILKKDFYDRDAVMRDMDYLTQAANDEGYASADILPGTTPREETRTVDVKYEIRKGKLVYFNLINITGNTKTRDKVIRRQLSVVEGDLYSRTKLKNSYMALNNLRYFEEIDFESEKGADETLTNVNIRVKEKQTGMLSLGAGYSAIDKAVVSAQVTQQNLFGRGQTLSLKANVGSSSTLYDISFTEPWLFDRPIWSKFDLWNLYREYDTYNLDTMGFSTTLGYPLWPYVSGYIGYRLAIDNVKDILPTASIYTIRQAGETMSSGLTLTLTRDSTDDVMFPTTGSKNSASVEYTGGPLLGDVSYTRTGVSSTWFFPLPLDTVLGLRGRMGAITGNAGKEIPIYERYYLGGIDSLRGLREVGPVDPATGEVIGGVSMLNFNVDYTFPLIKKAGMRGVVFFDTGNTWESGYHVTDMRKTAGLGIRWYSPIGPLRLEWGYVLDKKENESPSRWEFTIGMFM is encoded by the coding sequence GTGGTTAAAAAACTGCTTTCGGCAAGCCTGCTGACCATCATTCTTATTTTCGCCGTGCAAAGTGCAAACGCGGCTGATTTAAAAAAAATAGCGCTCTTTCCTTTCGAGGCTCACAGCGCAACGGCCGCGCAGGGCGCTGAATTGTGGGAGCTGAGCTACCGGGGAATAACCGGCGAACTGGCGAAGTCAAAAATGTTCACCGTTATCCCGCGTGAATCGCTTGCCCGGGAGATAGCGGGGAAACCCCTTAACGATGAGCTGATCATCTTGGCCGGGAAAAATAGCGGCGCCGATTATGCTTTATCCGGAAGCATTTCCGAATTCGGGGACAGAATCAGCGTCGATGTGAAGATATTCGACATAAAAACGGGACAGGCGATCCCCGGCGTTTTTGTTCAGGGCCGCGGTCGCAAGAACCTCGACGCGATCATCGAAAGGCTCAACTCGGATATCATCCTCCGCCTCGCCCCCGAAAAGCGGATAGACCGCGTCGAATTCAAGGGGAATCGCAAGATAGAAGCCGCCGCGATCAATCGGGGGCTCAAGAGCGCGCCGGGGAACGTCCTGACGGATGAAGACCTCTCGGACGACATCAAAACCATCTATAAACTCGGATACTTTGATGAAGTAACTGCCGATGTTTCGGACACCCCTGAAGGCCGGGTGATAACCTTCGTCGTCACTGAAAAACCGATGATTTCGGAAATCCGCATTCAGGGAAGCAAACAAATTAAAAAAAGCGACATCGAAGCCGTCATGGGCGTTCAGGCCAGGCAAACGGTCAACCCGGAGAGGCTGAAAGCCGATATTAACAAAATCAAGGAACTTTACGACTCCAAAGGCTTCTACAATGCGGAAATTTCCTATAAAATAGATAAAGCGGGGGAGCGCGACGTTCAGGTCGTCATCAGTGTCACAGAAAACGGGAAATTGTTCGTTCAGGACATCCTGTTTGAGGGCAACCGGGCATTTACCACCCGGGAACTCCGTAATATGATGACTACAAAAGAATGGGGAATTTTCCATTTTTTTACCGATTCCGGGCTTCTGAAAAAAGAACAGCTCCGGCAGGACATTGACAAACTCAAGGCCTTCTATCTGAATAACGGGTTCATCAACGTCCAGATCGCCGAGCCAGCAGTAACCCACGATGCCAAGGGGATTTACATCAAGATTTCCGTAGCGGAAGGACAGCAGTACCGCGTCGGCAAGGTGGAAATAACCGGGGATCAGTTGGCGGCGCCGCGCAAAGAGCTGCTGGCCAAGCTGAAAATCCTGAAAAAAGACTTCTATGACCGAGACGCGGTGATGAGGGATATGGATTACCTCACGCAGGCGGCCAACGACGAGGGATATGCCTCTGCCGATATCCTGCCGGGTACAACTCCCCGGGAAGAAACCCGGACTGTCGATGTAAAATACGAAATACGCAAGGGCAAACTTGTATATTTCAACCTGATCAACATCACCGGCAACACCAAAACCAGGGACAAGGTGATCCGGCGTCAGTTGTCGGTTGTGGAGGGGGATCTCTACAGCCGCACCAAGTTGAAGAACAGTTATATGGCCCTCAACAACCTGCGCTATTTTGAGGAAATCGATTTCGAAAGCGAAAAGGGCGCCGATGAGACTCTGACGAACGTCAACATCCGCGTCAAGGAGAAGCAGACCGGCATGCTCAGCCTCGGCGCCGGCTACAGCGCCATAGATAAAGCGGTAGTGTCCGCCCAGGTCACCCAGCAGAACCTCTTCGGCAGGGGGCAGACCCTGAGTCTGAAGGCCAACGTCGGCTCCTCCTCGACCCTTTATGACATCTCGTTCACGGAACCCTGGCTTTTTGACAGGCCCATCTGGAGCAAATTCGATCTCTGGAATCTCTACCGCGAATATGATACCTACAACCTCGACACGATGGGTTTCAGCACAACCCTGGGATACCCGCTCTGGCCTTATGTATCCGGCTATATTGGGTATCGCCTTGCCATTGACAACGTCAAAGACATCCTGCCGACCGCCTCGATCTACACCATAAGGCAGGCCGGCGAGACAATGAGCAGCGGCCTGACCTTAACGCTGACCCGGGACTCGACAGACGATGTCATGTTTCCCACAACCGGCTCGAAGAACAGCGCCTCAGTGGAGTACACAGGGGGGCCGCTGCTGGGCGATGTGAGTTACACCCGCACCGGGGTTTCCTCCACCTGGTTTTTCCCTCTTCCGCTCGATACGGTGCTTGGCCTGCGCGGGCGGATGGGGGCGATCACGGGGAACGCCGGCAAGGAAATTCCGATCTACGAGCGATATTACCTCGGGGGGATAGACTCCTTGCGCGGACTCAGGGAAGTAGGTCCCGTGGATCCCGCTACCGGTGAAGTCATCGGCGGGGTTTCGATGTTGAACTTCAACGTGGATTATACCTTTCCGCTGATCAAGAAAGCCGGGATGCGGGGGGTGGTTTTCTTCGACACCGGCAATACTTGGGAAAGCGGATATCATGTCACTGACATGAGGAAAACCGCTGGGTTAGGAATCCGCTGGTATTCGCCGATCGGGCCGCTCCGCTTGGAGTGGGGATATGTGCTCGACAAAAAAGAGAACGAATCCCCCAGCCGTTGGGAGTTTACGATCGGCATGTTTATGTAA
- a CDS encoding Gfo/Idh/MocA family oxidoreductase, with amino-acid sequence MKTKFNVHKTKFNVDKEIRIGVVGAGHLGRYHIQKYRQISGCRLIGVADVLEQSARSAAEGCDCEIFTDYRKLVGKIDAVSIAVPTACHHEVASVFLKAGVDVLLEKPIATTLEEADELLALADARGLILQVGFVERFNPAIIALGEVIGAPLFIESHRLHPFFERGTDVDVILDLMVHDLDIIIHFVNYPVTSVEAVGVSVLSDKVDIANARLTFASGCVANITASRVTGKLLQKTRFFGVEGYHAVDFSKRTLVSLGRKVDAGGKIEIIENHVAIKAIDPLEEEIRAFVRAVADRTIPPVSGKEGRDALALALRINDAIACSRNRSLMFTKLAPAFAGGRAAGEGQSTP; translated from the coding sequence ATGAAAACGAAGTTTAATGTTCATAAAACGAAGTTTAATGTTGATAAAGAAATCAGAATCGGCGTTGTCGGGGCCGGACATCTCGGCCGCTATCATATCCAAAAGTACCGGCAAATTTCCGGATGCCGCCTCATCGGGGTTGCCGATGTGCTGGAGCAGAGCGCCCGCAGCGCCGCGGAGGGCTGCGATTGCGAAATTTTTACCGATTACCGGAAGCTGGTCGGAAAGATTGACGCGGTCAGCATTGCCGTCCCGACCGCCTGCCATCATGAAGTCGCCTCTGTTTTTCTGAAGGCGGGGGTGGACGTCCTGCTGGAAAAGCCTATTGCGACCACTCTTGAGGAAGCCGACGAGCTTCTCGCCCTGGCCGATGCCCGGGGACTGATCCTGCAGGTGGGCTTTGTCGAGCGTTTTAATCCCGCGATAATCGCCCTGGGGGAGGTAATCGGAGCGCCGCTCTTTATCGAATCGCACCGGCTGCATCCCTTTTTCGAACGGGGTACGGATGTGGACGTTATTCTCGATCTGATGGTGCATGATCTCGATATAATTATTCATTTTGTAAATTACCCGGTTACCTCCGTCGAAGCGGTCGGGGTTTCGGTACTGTCGGACAAGGTCGATATCGCCAACGCCCGGCTTACTTTTGCTTCGGGTTGCGTCGCCAACATAACCGCGAGCCGGGTAACGGGTAAACTGCTCCAGAAAACCCGTTTTTTCGGGGTTGAGGGATACCACGCGGTTGATTTCAGCAAACGGACGCTCGTCTCGCTGGGACGCAAGGTAGATGCCGGAGGAAAAATAGAAATTATCGAAAATCACGTTGCAATCAAGGCCATTGACCCTCTCGAAGAGGAAATCAGGGCTTTTGTCCGGGCGGTGGCGGACCGGACAATCCCGCCTGTCTCGGGCAAGGAGGGGCGCGACGCGCTGGCGCTGGCGCTCCGCATCAACGACGCGATCGCCTGCAGCCGCAACCGAAGCTTGATGTTTACAAAACTCGCCCCCGCTTTTGCCGGGGGCAGAGCGGCGGGGGAGGGGCAATCCACGCCGTGA